Genomic window (Prosthecochloris aestuarii DSM 271):
GTTCTGGTCGCCACCGTATACTCGTCCGCAGACGTTGCGGTAGTGCGCTTCATTGGCTGGAATATTGGTGTCGAGCAGATAAAGCTTCGCTCTGCCCACATGCAGGCACCAAGCCTGTGCAAATACTTCGCTCTGGGCGATGTTAATGGATATGACAAGGTCTTTGCCTTCTGCGTCGGTGACTTTTTCGATCGGCAGGCTTTCAGGATACTGGGTGGGGTAGTTTTCAATCTGCCAGCCATCCTGGTTCAGGTGCTGACGGAAGTAACCCTCTTTGTAGAAAAGTGTTATGCCGATAAAATTCAATCCCAGATCACTTGCCGATTTGATGTGGTCTCCGGAAAGCACGCCAAGACCGCCGGAATAGATTCTGACGCTTTCATGGATACCGAACTCTGCGCTGAAATAGGCAACAGGTTTTTTTGTCAGAGACGGCGCGTTGTGAGCAGCCCAGGTATCGTTTGATGCCAGATAGGCATCGAAGCGATCGATAACATGGCTCAGTTTTTCGCCGAACTCGCAATCCAGTCTTGCCATAAGCTCGTCATTGGAAATATGGCGAAGCAGTTCGACCGGATTGTGATTGACCCTTTCCCAGAGAAGAGGGGAGAGCTCCTTGAAGAGTTCTTTGGCTTCTGTATCCCATGACCACCAGAGGTTCCGGGAGAGGCGCTGCAGCTCTGCAATATATTGACGCATAGATGTGTAAAGAGAAATAGGATGGATGAAAGCGGACGTGTTCTGATTTGTTACTTTATGCAACAATTTGTCAGAGTATTTCCTGAATCGTTATCTTGAACGGGATTAATTTACATTTTACTTTCTTTTGTTAAAACCTCAAGTTGGCAGCGTTGATTGAAAAAACTGTTAAAGTAGCCCATTTTTCCGATCTGCATCTGTCTGGCAGGCGGGACCGCTCACAAATTGCCCGGCTTGAGCGGTTGCTTGAGGCTATCAAGGCGGCTCGCTATGATCACATTGTGATCACCGGCGATATAGTCGATTCAGCGGCTCCTTCGGACTGGAAGGTGCTCCGTGATATTCTGGTACGCCAGGGCCTCTATTCATGGGACAAGGTGACCGTCATACCGGGTAATCACGATCTGATCAATCTTGAAGAGGAGTTGCGTGTCTATAATGCCATCAATCCTGATTTCGCAGGAAGAAAACGGCGTTTACGCCGCCGGCTTCTGGAGTTCTGCGAGGTGTTCAGCGAACTCATTACAGGCAATGAACCCGTAACGGGATTCCCGTTTATCAAGATTCTCCAGTACGAAGATCTTACTCTGTCTCTTGTCATGGTGAACACCGTCTATCCCTGGATGCATCTGGAAAATCCGCTTGGCGCGAGAGGCTATGTCAATCCCGGTGAGCTTACTGCTCTCGAGGGGAGTGATGTTGCTTCAGTTCTTGAAGGAAGCTTTGTTATCGGAGTCTGTCATCATGCCTTCAGGATCTACGGAACCGGTTTTCCGATCGACCAGGCCTTTGACTGGACGATGGAACTGATCAACCGTAAAGAGCTGATCAACGTTATGCGGCGTTTAGATGCCAGGGTCATACTGCATGGTCATTTTCATCGTTTCCAGACCTATTCGTATGGCTCTTTGAGGATTGTCAACGGAGGGAGTTTTCATTACAATCCCTGCCGTTACAGCGAGATGGTTATTGGAGCGGATCGTTCTTTTTCTCAGAGGTTTGTCGATATCTCTCCTGAAAAGTGAAGCAATGATGATGCGCTGCACCCGGTAGGGGCGCTGATGCCATCACTATCTGCTATGACATCAACACGCTACGCAGGTGTTCTTCTGGTTCAGTTCATGCCGCGGCGAGCAAGCTGCCGGTCGAGCATGAGCAGTGCCTGACCTTTTTCCCCGGCCATTTTCAGGGTTTCGAGGATTTCCGAAGCGGTTGCTTCTTCTTCCACCTGTTCGGAAATAAACGACTGAAGCATGACCTGGGTTGCATAGTCGTTTTCTTTCAAGGCTTTTTCATAGAGCTTGTTGATCGATTCAGTAATGGACTGCTCGTGTTTGAGTACTTCCTCAAAGAGCGCTGTCGGTGATTTGAATTCCGATGTTGGCTGATCGATAGCCAGAAGCTCCACACGTCCACCACGTTCATTGATGTATTTGTAGAGTTGCATGGCGTGCCCCATTTCTTCCTTCTGCTGCAGTTTCAGCCAGTGGGCAAAGCCGGGAAGGTTCATTGATTCGGTATAGGCTGCCATAGAGAGATAGAGGTATGAAGAGTAAAACTCTTTCTGTATCTGCTCGTTGAGGGCTTTCTGCAGTGTTTTGCTGAGCATTGAAAATCTCCTTGTTATCTACTGGTTAAAAATGGATATTTTTGACGGTGATTGATGCCATGTTAACATGCGTTAGTATTTATAAGTTTCTCTTATCGAACACAAAAGGCTGCGCTTCCAGAAGCGCAGCCTTTTGTGCTGTCATGGATTCCTGCTCAATCAGCGCCATTCGCGTCTTGCTGGAACGCTGTTGACGGTCGTTTATTGGAAAAGGTTTTTAAGTTGACCGGCCCACTGCTCGATTCGTTGGGGCGTGCGGTCCGGCTGATTGTCGTTATCAAGGGCGAGTCCGATAAAGTTGTCGTTGACTACCGCCCTTGATTCGTCAAATTCATATCCGGCTGTCGGCCATGCTCCTACAATGTCAGCTCCTTTTTTATGCACTGTTTCATATAAGATCCCCATGGCATCCTGAAAGACATCGCTGTAGCTGTACTGGTTGCCGAGACCAAAAAATGCGACGGTTTTTCCTGTAAAATCAAGGTTTTCAATTTCTGATAGAGCATTTTGCCAGTCGTCCTGCAGTTCTCCGAATCCCCATGTTGATGTTCCCAGGATGATATTGTCATAGGAGCTCAATGTTTCAGGTGGAGTTTCTGCAATGTCGTGCAGTGTCACATTGCCAATGCCGAGAGCAGCTGCAATGGCTGTGGCAGCAGTTTCGGTGTTTCCGGTTGTTGAGCCGTAGAAAAGGCCGATCTTTTTCATAGAAGAGTGATTTTTGTTTGATGGATTTTGCTATTGCTGTGAACCTGTTTGCTGGATGAGCTGCATAATATTGAGCGCCTTGTAGGCGGCTTGCTGTACGGCCTCGTTGAATTCCTCGAAGTCTTCCGGCAGAATGGCAAGCGATGCGACTCCTACGACAAGCCTGAATGGGTTGCGGCAGTGCATCCCGGATTCATGAGATCTCATTTTTTCCCATGTATAGCATTCATCCATGATGCCGAAGAGGGTATGCATGGGGATGGTCAGCATGATGTAGCGGTAGTGGAGATGATAGTAGCCGCAGCTGCATTGCCTGATAAAGGTTTGAGGGAGCTGCTCATTTTTATTGTCGTTATGGTTCATTTTTTTTGTGATTTAATTTTATTTAGATCAAATATAATTTCTTGCAGATCAGACTCAAATTTTTTTCGTGATCTGCAAGAACATTGTCTCTTTACAGCTAATAGAGAGAATAACTCAACGGGATGGTGAGTGCGATATCCTTGCGGTCGTAGCCTTGCGGATCGGGAAAGGGTGCGGCTTTTTTTACGGCCTCCAGAGCTGCGTTATCAAGCGAGCTGTATCCTGATGACATCAGCAGCTTCAATTCGGCTATCGAGCCGTTTGCTGCGATGACGAGTTTAAGATGAACAACCCCTTCATGACTGAGCCTCTTTGCCATTCTTGGGTAGTATTTCTGGTGTTCAATACGGGATCGGATCTTTGAAAGAAAGAGGTCATGAGCGTGGCTGGATGCTTGTTCTTTCTGAGATGTTTTTGCGCTTTGCTCAACACTTGCGTGAGCGTCGTGGTCGTCATGTTGCTCTTGACGTGGCTCTTGACGTGGTGTTCTGATGGTTTTCTCTGGAGGTGCTGCTTTTTTTTGGCGCACTTTTTCAGGAACCGCTTTTGATTCTCTGTTCTCTTGTTGATGAGTTGTTTGGTCAGCTTGCCGGGAGCGTGCGGGTTGGCAATCGGTTTGACTTATCCGGGCAAGTGTTACGCTTAGGGGCACGGTAGGGACTGACTGCTTTACCTCTTTATCGGGCATGCTGAATAATGGCAGGACATGGAGGGTGAGTGCGCCTATGAAGCACAGGCTCGTGAGCGTTCTATTGTGCATGTTCCCCCGGTCTGATGGTAGCGATCGACACGTTGTTGATGCCGCATAAGCGTGTTTTGTCCATAATGGAGAGGAATCGGCCGAAGCTGATGTTTTGATCTGCGTAGAGGGTTATGAACGCTGTTTCCGGGTTGTTTGTCATGCCGAGAAGCGTTTGTGCAAACATCTCTTCGGATGTGCTCTTTCCGTTGATAGCCATTGAGCCGCTTGAGTCGATGACGATATCTATGCTTGTTTTTTCCTGTTCTTGGCTTGATCCGGCTTGCGGCAGCTCAACCGGTATGACCGGTTTGGCGTAGATTGAGGTCAGCATGAAAAAGATCAAGAGCAGGAAAATGACATCAATCATGGGGGCCAGGTCGAGCCATCTGCGTTTTTTGATCGGTTGGTCGAATTCGAGCATAATTACTTCACTTTCCGAGGTGTTTGATTGCTTCTGTGGCGTATTGTTTCATGCTGAAGGATAGCGATTGGGTTTTTTCCTCCAGGAGGTGGTGTACAATCATAGCTGGAATGGCTACCGAAAGCCCGGCTGCAGTTGTCAGCAGGGCTTCCCATATGCCGCTGGCAAGGATCGCCGGATTGGCTGATCCTCCTGCATCGGCGACGTTTTGAAATGCGGTGACCATGCCGAGAACTGTTCCCAGGATGCCGACAAGAGGTGCGGTGCGGCTGATGAGTTCGATCAGGTCAAGATGCTGGTTGAGCCTTTTGATTTCTCTGTTGCCGACCAGAATCACTTCTTCTTCAAGCTCTTTCCTGTTTTTTCCGGCATGCGCCAACCCTGCTTCAAGTACTGCTGCAACAGGTCCAGGGGACTGTTGGGCAAGTGCCAGGGCATTTTCAATTCGGCCGTTTTCGATTAATGCATGTATTTGACGAGCTGCAGGCGTGCCGGAAGAGGCCCTGAAAAAATGAATCGTTCGTTCTAAAGCGAATGTTGCGACGAGAATTGAGCCGAGCAGAAGCGGGTACATCATCGGCCCTCCGGTGTTCAAGAGATCCCACATTGAATTTTCTTAAGAAGGAGTTAAAAGAATTTTTTTATTTCTATCTTTTTGTTCTTATTTGGACAAGATAAAAATAAGTGAAACAACTCTACAATATTTTCAGGACAATGAGGAAAAAAAATCTGATCTGGCTTTTCAGTCTTCCGTTCAGTCTGTCGACACTGTGTGCGGCAGAAGTACCAAAGCACTATGTAATGGATGAGACGGTCGTCACTGCGACGTTGACCGAGACCTCGTTGAAGAGCATTCCTGCAGCGGTGGAGGTGATTGACCGGGAGGAGGTGCAAGAGAGCGGTGCCATGACGTTGCATCAGGTGCTGACTGAGGCTCAGAGTGTCAATCTTGAGGCGGTGAGCGGTCGACAGAGTACCGCTCGTCTTCGTGGATTGAACAGCAGTAATACACTGGTCCTGATCGATGGGATGCGGCTTCCGTCAGGTTTTCAGGATAAGGTCGATCTTGCTGAAATACCAGCAGGGTGGATAGAAAAAATAGAAATTGTCAGAGGCCCTTCTTCAGCGCTCTACGGGAGTGATGCCATCGGAGGCGTGATCAACATTATTACCAGAAAACCTACCGGAGAACCCGAGGCCTGGTTGAACACCCGTTACGGATCAAATACGGAAGGGGAGGCTGAAGCAACTTCTTTTGATGCGGGTATCAGCGCGACAAGCGGGGACTTTGGATATGCCGTTTCCGGTTCGTTTAGCGACAAGGGACGGGTTGATGAGGACTTGACTGACGGCTTTACGGACGCTGACGATAAGAAGGTGAAAGCTGGTGCTGCAACGCTGACCTGGCAGTTGGGCAAAGATGCGGAGCTTGTCGCTGGCGTTACCTATGCCGATGTCGAACGGGAGGGACTTCGTTTCAAGAATAAAAAAGAGCAGGAGTGGATGAACGGCTCGGAGCGCTCTACAGGAAGGGTTGAGTTTCGCAGCGCTTTAGGTGAGGATTCGTCAATTCTTCTGCGGGCGTATCGCTCTGTCTACGACTGGGGCGTCACGCTGACACCGATCAGCACGGGTAATCCCGAAGCTCATGCTGTCGATCAGACGACTGATCAATTCGAGGCTCGCTGGGCGGGCAGGGTGTTCGGGAGTCATAAGGTGACGACGGGGATCGAGTACCGGACAGAAGACAGGGAGGAAGATGGTCTTCGTAGTGAAATAGAGAACCTGGGTGTTTTTTTACAGGATGAAGTTTCCATTACCGGGCGATTGAGCGCAATTCTCGGGTTGCGGTTTGATGACCATTCGAGTTTCGGATCGGTATATAGTCCCAGGGTAAGCGCCCGGTATCAGCTGAACGATGAGCTGCGGTTACGAGGGACCTATGCTGAAGGATTTCGTGCGCCGTCAGCCTTTGAGCTTTACACGGGGTCTGATTATACAAAGAGAAGAATTCTGAGGCCTAATCCTGATCTTGATCCTGAAACATCGCGTACATGGGAAGTTGGTGCCGATTTCGAGAATGATCTGTTTCTCCTGTCAGTGACCGCATTCAGGAATGATGTCGATAATATGATTAGCGAGGTGTTTAGCGGACAATTTGAGGGGACAATTCCTATACACGAGTCGTGCAATATTGCTGAAGCAATGACTCAGGGCGTCGAGGTGACCGCCAGAGTGTCTCTGGGGTCGGGTTTTTCGATTCATGATGAGCTGACTGTGCTCGATGGAGAGAATAAAACCAGCGGCAAAGCGCTTGCGTATGTGCCCGATGTTTCCAATGTGCTCAAACTGTCTTACCGTGATTCTGCTCATGGTTTTTCAGGAAATGTCAGGCTTGTGACCCTGGGGGGGCAGTATACCGATGCCGAGTCGTCCGTGAAGGCTGATGCTTATACCCTTGTCAATTTTTCTCTCTCCAAATCGCTCACGTCTCACGCCAAACTTTATGCTGGTGTCGACAATATTTTCGACGAATTGGTCGAGGATGGATATGGAAATGTTTACGGGCCGGGGAGTACAGGGATGTTTATGTATGGCGGGATCGGGCTGAATCTTTAATCACTTTTTCAAGAGAGTAGCAGTATGCACAAACCAGTTGATAATCTGCGGGTTTCGGGTCTTCTATCCGGGCTATGCCTTATGCTTTTGTTCTCCGCATGCTCATCCTCCAGCGATGGGGATGCACAACCTGCAAAGGTGTCCCGGGATATTGCATCCAGAGCGCTTGATGGTAAAGCGCTTTATGAGCGGCATTGCCGGGTGTGTCATTCCATGGCCCCGCCACCCGCCGTAGCACCTCCTGTCAGGGGGGTCGCTTTTCACTATCGAGAGGCCTTCGATACGAGGGAGGCCGCCGAGGCGCATATGGTTGATTTTATAAAGCGTCCCGACTCAAAGAAAGCGATCTGTGATCCCGAGGCTATCGAACGCTTTGGGCTGATGCCTGCAATGATACTTCCTGATGATGAATTGAGGGCTGTTTCTGCCTGGTTCTGGGATCAGTACGATCCAGCCATGCGCGACATGCACCGGCAGAGAAGCATGGGGGGACGTCACGGTGCAGTCGATATAGAAAACGGTGGATAACTGATTACAAAGAAGTGACTTATGAGGCAGGATGCGTGTTATGGCGATATTCTTGATGACGTTATTTCGGGTCTGAAAAAGATCTCATTCGGTGAAATTATCATCACAATACATGATTCGAGAGTTGTGCAGGTGGAGCATCGTGAAAAAAAGCGTTTTTCAAAACAACAAAAGGGTGACTGTGCGCACAGAGCTCAACAAAAAGAAGAGAGTGGCTGACGACCGGAAAGCTGGAGAAGGCCGGAAAGAATGGAGAAAATATGAAGTCACTATTTGTAAGCCGCAAGGGTATATCGCTTGCGATGGCGGCACTGCTGGGGTGGGGAGGTGTTGGAGAGGTTTTGGCTGCCGATGTCGAAACCGCGACGCTCGATAAAATTGTTGTCAGTGCTACCAAGACACCGCATACCCTCGGAGATGTGCCGGTCGCAGCCGAGGTGATTACCCGCGAGGAGCTGCAGGAAAGAAATGTGAAGACCCTGCAGGAGGCTCTTGAGCGGATACCTTCGTTGAAGGTGCATTCAACTGCCGGCTATAACAACAGAGGGCTTGTCAGTTTGCAGGGTCTCGATCCTCGCCATACGCTTGTGTTGATTGACGGCCAGAGGGTTCAGGGCGGTCATGAAAATGCAATGGATATTCAGCAGGTTTCGATTGATATGATCGAGAGGATAGAGGTCGTAAAAGGACCTGCTTCTGCGCTGTATGGTAGTGAGGCTGTGGGTGGTGTGATCAATATTATCACCAGAGGTGCTTCGAAAACACCGGAATTTTCAGGCTCTCTCGGCATGGGTTCCCGGGGGACGATGGTCGGTACGGTCTCTGCCGGGGCTGGTTCTGAGCACATCGGTGGGCATGTAAGCTATACCTACCGTGAATCGGAGGGTCTCGATTTGACGGAGGGTGACGATCCGCCCACCTATGATGATTATTACGAGCATATTTTGCAGGGAGCCCTTTCGTTTGATCTGTCTGATAATACAGAGCTGAGCATCAGGCCCTATTATTCTTACCAGGTGGCAACAGATACGGTTCCGGAGCTGTCGCAGGAGCGTTATGGGGTCAATACACTTTTCAAGTGGGAACCCGATGACCTTTCCAATGTTACGTTGCGCGGGTCTTATTTCAGCTACCATAACTTGACACAAGAAGACCCCACCGATACCGATACTATTCTGTCGAATACGGAGTTCGAGGCAAGTTATTCAAGGCTGCTTCTGAACACGCATCTTGTTACCGCAGGCTACCAGTACTGGCTTGATGATCGTGACAGTGAATCACAGGGCCTGTTTGTCGATCAGGAGACTCATAGTGTGTATATGCAGGATGAAATCGATCTTTCACCGGTTGTCCTGGTTCTGGGCGGAAGGCTTGATATGCATGAGAATTGGGGTGAAGAGTTTAACCCGAGAGCTGCACTTATGTATAAGGCTACTGATAAGCTGACCTTCAGAACATCGGTCGGTACTGCGTTCAAGGCTCCGTCACTGTTGAAAATATACGGGTTTAGGCATGTTCCTATGATTGCAGTGGGTAATCCTGACCTGAAGCCTGAAACGTCTGTGGGGTATCAGGCAGGGGTTGATTATCAATTCTGTGAAGGAGTGCGTATTGGGGTGTCCGGGTTCCGAAATGATATTGAGGACCTGATCAAGACAGAGGTTAATTTTCCCTATATGACGTTTTCAAATGTTGAAGAGGCTATGACACAAGGGGTAGAGCTCAATCTGGAAGGTTGTCTTAATGATGATATTTCAGCTACGCTTGGGTATTCCTATCTTGATACGGAGAATAAGCTTACAGGAAAAGAGCTTACACAACGACCGGACCACAGGCTTACAGCCGGTATTGATGTAAAGCTCCCCTCAGCGGACACTAGCCTTCATTTCGAAACCTTTTACACTGGTGAGCGCTGGAATGATGACGACAATACTGAAAAACTCGATGACTACTGGATTTTCAACGCTTCTGCAACCAAAGAGATTGGTGAGCATGCAGAGGTGTTTGTGAAAGTAGATAATGTGTTTGACAAGAAAGATGTCAAGGATGAGGACTATGTTATCGGCAGGGAATTCTTTGCAGGAGTAAGAATGAACCTGTAAGGCATTGGCTCATCTGTATGGCTGGTCCCGTGGAGCACAATGGCGTTCCGCGGGACTTTTTTTTGATGAGGTCTTATTCTGCGGTGCTCTGTGCGTAGTTCCTTGCCGTTTCGATAACCCATTCTTCGAGTTTCGGGTCGGGCAGGATGGCGTCTGGTTTGTAGCCTACACGTTCGCTGTATCCTTCAACGGCTGACACTCCGTTACCGATAATTTTTATTTGGAACTGTTCACTCTGTGATACCAGCAGAGGGATGACGATCGCCCGTTCTTTGGTGTCGAGAATCCTGTTGACTGCAACGGTGGTCGAGTCGGAGCTGTAATGGGCGATATGGCCGCACCATGCCGTGGTGTACTCAGTGATTCCCGTTTTCCGGCATACGTATGATCCGACCTCGTCAAACAGTTCAGACCATTGGTTGTCGAAGTGGGTCGAACCATACCCGACAAGAACCAGGCCTTCGTTCTCCGGGTTGTTTGAGAGAGCTGTCGTTCTTCGTAAGGCGTTACTTTTCAGGAGACCGGAAAAGTCGAGGGACGGCGCCAGGTGGGTTTTGGCCTTTGGTTTGTAGCGAGCTATTCCTTCCAGTTTCAAATGTTGGATTGATGCCGGATTGTCTTTCATGCCGATGATTGTCGGGATGTCGTCGAACATATGAGTGCCGATGGTCAGAAAGACTGGAATGACGACGATATGGCGATAGCCTTCATGATCGAACGATTCCAGTGCATCGGCGATCGATGGCGTGGCGTGTTCCATGAAGGCTGTCCTGACTCCATCGATGCCTTCGATTGTCAGTATTCTGTCAGCTACGTTATGTTCAAGGTCGAGAAGATTCTTTTGCCACCGCTCCGATCTTGAGCCATGGTTGAGCAGCAGGATCCCGATGTTTTTTGTTGTGCTTTCTTCTGACGGAAGATTTTTTTGTGGGGCGCTACACCCGCTGAGCAAGAGGAGCATGCAGATCAGCAGCTGGTGGGGCGCAGGGAGCGGTGTTCGAGGTTTCTGATGCGTTTTCATAGTGGTCATTGGATTGGTCTTGCCTTTCCGGGCTCTCGAGGAGTGTGGAGAGCCCGGTGGGAGGCTGAGCTTAGTGCATGTTTTGGAGGACGAGTGCTACCAGGGGAGGAACGAGTCCCGCCGTGGCAAGCCATTTGCCTCGTCCGGAGAACCCGTTTTTGCCACGTACCATGATGGCGCCGGTTACGGTAATGATGATGAGCATCACGGCAAAGATGTCCGATGCCCATTTCCACCAGTCGACGCTGTTGCGGTGCAGCACATTGACCTGGTAGAACAACGGCCTTCGGGATATTTTTTCATAGACGCCTGTTCCGTTTTCGATATCGACAAGGAGTGTTGCATCTTTGTAGTATATCTTGACCTGGCGGTCCGACGGAAAATCGTATAGCCTGAACGAATCTTCTCCGGCCCTGGCACTAAACTGTCTGATTATGTCATCGTTCAAGGTTTTTCGTTCGTAAGACTGCTCGAAGTCCACAGTTGTTTTTGTGATGATGAAATCAGGGTTCCAGTCGTCGATATGGTTCAGGGCTATCCCCGACAGAGCGTATGCGATGATCAATGCGGCAAAAAAATAGCCGAGATCACGGTGAAGAATAGCGTTGATTTTTCTCATGGTAGAAGATCTGCTTTTGGTCACGACATTACTTTTGTTGTGTTTTGATGATTTCGGCGTACTCTTTGCTGATGTCGACAATCCATTGTTCTACTCCCGGATCGGGCAGGATTGCGTCAGGCTTGTAAAGCACTCTGTCCTTATGGTTGTCAACTTTTTCAATTCCTCCTCCGATAATGCGAATCTGGAAGTTTTCGTCAAATGCTACGAGCGCAGGGATGACAATGGCTTTTTTTTCTTTTGCCAGGACTCGCTCGACTGCCGCAGTCGTCGAATCAGGAGCGTAGCTGACAATGTGACCACACCAACCAACGCTGTAGGTTTCGATACCCGTTTGCGAGGCGACATGTTTGGCCGCCGCATCAAAGAGTTCACTCCACTCTTTTTCATACGGTTTGGAACCGTAGCCTATAATAGCAAGCCCTTCTTCTGCAGGGTTTTTGGAGAGTTCGCCTACTCTTCTCAGGATATTGTTCTGCAGGATCTCTTTGAAGTCGAGCAAAGGAGTGATATGTAGGCGAGCATGAGGGGTGTAACGCTCAATTTTTTCAAGTTTGAGCATCTCAGCCGATTCCGGGTTCTCTTTCAGTCCTACGATGGTCGGGATATCGTCGAACGAGTGTGAGCTGACCGTGAGAAGAACCGGTACGATGATGACATCGGAATACCCTTCTTTGTCAAATTCCTTCAGTCTCGTGGCAATTGAGGGTTCCGTGTATTCCATGAACGCTGATTTAATGCCGTCAACCGGACTTGTCGAGAGGATTTGCTGGCTGACATTGTTTTCAAGCTCGAAAAGAGTATTCCTCCAGGTCTCGGAATGTGAGCCATGACTGACGAGAAGTACGCCGGTTTTCTGGTTTTTTTTGTTGGTGTCAGTGATTTTCTCTGTTGTGTCAGGGCCTGAACAGCTCGTGAGAGTCGTCAGGAATATCGGTGCCAGAAGGCACAATAAAGAGATGAGTCGCTTCATTGTTGTATGGTTATATGAGTTGAAGAAAAACGGATTGAATATAATGGTTTATTTATAAATTGTCTATATAAAGAAATATAATTGTATTGTTGATGATTTGTAAGTCCTTTATTAATAGGGTATTACCTGTTTTATTTTGATTGGCCGCTTTTTTCTTTTTTGTTTTTGATTAGCTGTTTTTATTTTGACTGTCTATAAATAAGCGGCGGTTTCGACAGCCGGTTGATGACAAAAAATCAAGAAAAAGCAGCAACATGATCTTGAAAAAACAATTACGAAACGCTCTTGCTGTTCTGGCATTGTGTTCAGTGCCGGTACAGGGGACTTTGGCTGATACCGTGACCGGCAAGGTGACGAGTAAAGGGGCGGCGGTTCCGTATGCCAACGTTATGGTGAAAGGGACGACCATCGGCGCTGCAGCTGATGAAAACGGGATGTTTACGCTTAGCGGTGTTCCGGCTGGATCAAAAATTATCGAAGTGCGTGCCATGGGGTATGGCAGCCTGAAGAAAACAGTGGATGTTGGTGCGTCAGGGACGATAGAGGTTGATTTTAACCTGGCATCATCAGCGGTGAGAGGCAGCGAGATGGTTGTTACAGGATCTCGTGATGAGGTGCCGAGAAAAGAGTCGCCTGTTATTGTTTCTACGGTGACAGCTGAAGAGCTGACAGATATTACGCAATCGACGGTTGTCAGCGAGGGGTTGAATCTCGCAACCGGGCTTCGCGTCGAGAACGACTGCCAGAACTGTGGGTTCAACCAGCTCAGGATGAATGGCCTCGAAGGTCCGTATTCGCAGATCCTGATCAATGGTCGAGCAGTTTTCAGTGCAGTTGCAGGTGTTTATGGACTTGAAATGATCCCGACCAACATGATCGAGCGTATCGAAGTTGTTCGTGGAGGTGGATCGGCACTCTATGGTAGTAATGCTATCGGCGGGACTGTCAATCTTATTCTGAAAGATCCGGTGCAGAACTCCTACGATTTTTCTGCGACTTCCAGCTGGGTCGGAGTCGGTGAAGGTGAATTCGGCGATGCGGCTAACGATT
Coding sequences:
- a CDS encoding TonB-dependent receptor plug domain-containing protein — encoded protein: MKSLFVSRKGISLAMAALLGWGGVGEVLAADVETATLDKIVVSATKTPHTLGDVPVAAEVITREELQERNVKTLQEALERIPSLKVHSTAGYNNRGLVSLQGLDPRHTLVLIDGQRVQGGHENAMDIQQVSIDMIERIEVVKGPASALYGSEAVGGVINIITRGASKTPEFSGSLGMGSRGTMVGTVSAGAGSEHIGGHVSYTYRESEGLDLTEGDDPPTYDDYYEHILQGALSFDLSDNTELSIRPYYSYQVATDTVPELSQERYGVNTLFKWEPDDLSNVTLRGSYFSYHNLTQEDPTDTDTILSNTEFEASYSRLLLNTHLVTAGYQYWLDDRDSESQGLFVDQETHSVYMQDEIDLSPVVLVLGGRLDMHENWGEEFNPRAALMYKATDKLTFRTSVGTAFKAPSLLKIYGFRHVPMIAVGNPDLKPETSVGYQAGVDYQFCEGVRIGVSGFRNDIEDLIKTEVNFPYMTFSNVEEAMTQGVELNLEGCLNDDISATLGYSYLDTENKLTGKELTQRPDHRLTAGIDVKLPSADTSLHFETFYTGERWNDDDNTEKLDDYWIFNASATKEIGEHAEVFVKVDNVFDKKDVKDEDYVIGREFFAGVRMNL
- a CDS encoding sirohydrochlorin chelatase translates to MKTHQKPRTPLPAPHQLLICMLLLLSGCSAPQKNLPSEESTTKNIGILLLNHGSRSERWQKNLLDLEHNVADRILTIEGIDGVRTAFMEHATPSIADALESFDHEGYRHIVVIPVFLTIGTHMFDDIPTIIGMKDNPASIQHLKLEGIARYKPKAKTHLAPSLDFSGLLKSNALRRTTALSNNPENEGLVLVGYGSTHFDNQWSELFDEVGSYVCRKTGITEYTTAWCGHIAHYSSDSTTVAVNRILDTKERAIVIPLLVSQSEQFQIKIIGNGVSAVEGYSERVGYKPDAILPDPKLEEWVIETARNYAQSTAE
- a CDS encoding PepSY-associated TM helix domain-containing protein, which gives rise to MRKINAILHRDLGYFFAALIIAYALSGIALNHIDDWNPDFIITKTTVDFEQSYERKTLNDDIIRQFSARAGEDSFRLYDFPSDRQVKIYYKDATLLVDIENGTGVYEKISRRPLFYQVNVLHRNSVDWWKWASDIFAVMLIIITVTGAIMVRGKNGFSGRGKWLATAGLVPPLVALVLQNMH
- a CDS encoding sirohydrochlorin chelatase, which produces MKRLISLLCLLAPIFLTTLTSCSGPDTTEKITDTNKKNQKTGVLLVSHGSHSETWRNTLFELENNVSQQILSTSPVDGIKSAFMEYTEPSIATRLKEFDKEGYSDVIIVPVLLTVSSHSFDDIPTIVGLKENPESAEMLKLEKIERYTPHARLHITPLLDFKEILQNNILRRVGELSKNPAEEGLAIIGYGSKPYEKEWSELFDAAAKHVASQTGIETYSVGWCGHIVSYAPDSTTAAVERVLAKEKKAIVIPALVAFDENFQIRIIGGGIEKVDNHKDRVLYKPDAILPDPGVEQWIVDISKEYAEIIKTQQK